A section of the Pedobacter sp. HDW13 genome encodes:
- a CDS encoding RICIN domain-containing protein: MRRYLITTSLLLLIHCCVSGQTIKGNYAIKNVETGMLLRIKDASNKNGTPLVAYPAQNWKCMTWNFISAEGNTYQLKNLLTGKTFQPKAGDDATETVLEEQALSPGNTTQQFDFEPAGKNIYWIKLKGTELYLTSGDKKGTINLPVILNRKNGTKEQQWSIYEQAPTM; encoded by the coding sequence TGCTCCTGATTCATTGCTGTGTTTCAGGCCAAACCATAAAAGGCAACTACGCAATTAAAAATGTAGAAACCGGTATGCTTTTACGTATTAAAGATGCCAGTAATAAAAACGGAACACCATTGGTAGCTTACCCAGCCCAAAACTGGAAATGCATGACCTGGAATTTTATTTCGGCGGAGGGCAATACTTATCAGTTAAAGAATTTGCTTACCGGTAAAACATTTCAGCCAAAAGCAGGTGATGATGCTACAGAAACTGTTTTAGAAGAACAAGCCCTTAGCCCGGGAAACACCACTCAGCAATTTGATTTTGAACCAGCCGGTAAAAATATTTATTGGATTAAACTTAAAGGAACGGAACTCTATTTAACTTCTGGCGATAAGAAAGGAACAATAAATTTGCCGGTTATCCTTAACAGAAAAAATGGCACCAAGGAGCAGCAGTGGAGCATATACGAGCAGGCACCAACCATGTAA